The Monomorium pharaonis isolate MP-MQ-018 chromosome 5, ASM1337386v2, whole genome shotgun sequence genome segment atatttacatatttattgagAAGAATTAAGACaggataattattaaattgtgaaCTAAACATCAAacgttaacattttaataaaaacgggAGTTTCTTTATGCCGTAATATTGATCAAtgatcattaataattatgtaataatataatgtaaagacaaaaaaaatgcacctatgttaaaaatgattaatttaatatgatagATAATTATCTACCAAATAAGcatgtgtttatttttatttctttttttaaataaataaagacaaacatatatttatctgataggtaaatttatcaagaagttggaacaaccgactcTTAAAATAATccaagatattaattatgaatactAGCCtgtgaataccggccataacGTTGATGTATCGATAGTATCGATATATCGattgtgtaataattaacGCTTCTCGACTTATCTAGGACTCTGAAATTGGATGCGTCTCTTGTACCTGAATTAGAGGGAGGATAGATTTTTTTCGCTAGCAcgcttacaattttttaacgagaCTTCTGCGAAGACAAGTGTGTCCGCGATGAATCCCTCAGAGCCAACCGGCACCGAGACTCTCAGGTACAATGAGTTCACATTGGATGACACTGAGATAAGGTTATACCACCAGCTTACTTTTGACAgatcaaacatttttaatattttcataacaCGACGTAATTCTGTTGTTATTTAGCATTTCTCATctgttttttaatcattaaattatctaatttgtAAATTGCGTGCAATAAAGAaagttattactatttattattattattattatcatctcCATAGCAAGTTTTGTCAATAATCGATGtttggttttttttcttttagctCTAAAATGAAAGACGTGATTGATGTTCTTGCGATGCAACGTGAAAAGAGGAATACATTACAAAAGAGCATTACGATTGATTACACCAAGTCCAGTGATAGCTTCACTGTCTCACGATTTATCTTTGAATGTGGTATATTGATTgtgataatgttttattaaaaattgtcaaaaagcTGTCAAGTCCATAAGATAAAGTCTCCAATAACATGTTTGTTCAACTGTAGGTTTGAAACTAGAAGCTCATCCATTGACAATAGCTACTGCTGCAACGCTATATCATAGATTTGTTAAAGAGGCAACAGCACAAGGATACGATCATTATGTAAATATGGATTAcgacataattatttcaaaattgttgataatttttgtaatttaataattgataaatctTACCTCTTTCAGCTTATAGCTGCAACTTGTCTTTATCTGGCTGGTAAAGTAAAAGATGACACGTTGAAGATAAGGGATGTGATGAATGTATCCTACAATACGCTTCACAGAGGATCTCAGCCGCTTGATCTGGGAGATCAATATTGGAGTATGAGGGATGCGATTGTTCAAGCGGAGCTTCTCATCATG includes the following:
- the LOC105833610 gene encoding cyclin-Q isoform X1, with protein sequence MNPSEPTGTETLRYNEFTLDDTEISSKMKDVIDVLAMQREKRNTLQKSITIDYTKSSDSFTVSRFIFECGLKLEAHPLTIATAATLYHRFVKEATAQGYDHYLIAATCLYLAGKVKDDTLKIRDVMNVSYNTLHRGSQPLDLGDQYWSMRDAIVQAELLIMRMLKFQVTPVHPHKYMLHYLRSLQAWFGEEEWNKYPVAKTSMALLQDFHHSPTILDYPPNLIAIACINLSLQIYGVVVPLMDECDQQPWFNVFCKDLARDKLWEIMERIMGAYDDEPETRDN
- the LOC105833610 gene encoding cyclin-Q isoform X2 — protein: MNPSEPTGTETLSSKMKDVIDVLAMQREKRNTLQKSITIDYTKSSDSFTVSRFIFECGLKLEAHPLTIATAATLYHRFVKEATAQGYDHYLIAATCLYLAGKVKDDTLKIRDVMNVSYNTLHRGSQPLDLGDQYWSMRDAIVQAELLIMRMLKFQVTPVHPHKYMLHYLRSLQAWFGEEEWNKYPVAKTSMALLQDFHHSPTILDYPPNLIAIACINLSLQIYGVVVPLMDECDQQPWFNVFCKDLARDKLWEIMERIMGAYDDEPETRDN